Proteins from a genomic interval of Lactococcus protaetiae:
- a CDS encoding thiol peroxidase, giving the protein MVQEITLHGEKVAKINPVTTGKAPDFTLTDLNGNSVTLSLLTKPVLISIFPDINTRICSLQTKHFNVEAAKHTEIDFLSISNNTAEEQRNWCAAEGVDMTILADNGEFGRAYGLILDGGPLEGRLARSVFVIKDGEVIYSEILEELSEEPNYAAALAATK; this is encoded by the coding sequence ATGGTACAAGAAATCACACTTCATGGAGAAAAAGTTGCAAAAATTAATCCTGTAACCACAGGAAAAGCTCCTGATTTTACGCTGACAGACTTGAATGGAAATAGTGTAACGCTGTCTCTACTTACAAAACCTGTATTAATCAGTATTTTTCCTGATATTAATACAAGAATTTGTTCATTGCAGACGAAACATTTTAATGTTGAAGCGGCAAAACACACAGAGATAGATTTTTTAAGTATTTCTAACAACACAGCTGAGGAACAAAGAAATTGGTGTGCCGCAGAAGGTGTAGATATGACAATTTTGGCAGACAATGGCGAATTTGGACGTGCTTATGGACTGATTCTTGACGGTGGACCGCTTGAAGGACGTCTTGCTCGTTCGGTTTTTGTCATAAAAGATGGAGAAGTCATCTATAGCGAAATCTTAGAAGAATTGAGCGAAGAACCTAACTACGCAGCAGCTCTCGCAGCAACAAAATAA